One window of the Shimwellia blattae DSM 4481 = NBRC 105725 genome contains the following:
- the rapA gene encoding RNA polymerase-associated protein RapA, with amino-acid sequence MPFTLGQRWISDTESELGLGTVVAMDARMVTLLFPATDENRLYSRNDSPITRVMFNPGDTVTSHEGWQLKVDEVKAENGLLTYIGTRMDTEETGVPLREVFLDSKLVFSKPQDRLFAGQLDRMDRFALRFRSRKYQSEQSRQPWSGLRGMRTSLIPHQLHIARDVGHRHAPRVLLADEVGLGKTIEAGMIIHQQLLAGAAERVLIIVPETLQHQWLVEMLRRFNLRFALFDDERYAEAQHDSTNPFDTEQLIICSLDFVRRNKQRLENLCDAEWDMMVVDEAHHLVWSEEAPSREYQAIEQLAEHIPGVLLLTATPEQLGMESHFARLRLLDPNRFHDFGQFVAEQQHYRPVADAVALLLEGNHLSRDELNTLSELIGEQDIEPLLQAANSDSADAQDARKELIHMLMDRHGTSRVLFRNTRNGVKGFPQRSLSTIKLPLPAQYQTAIKVSGIMGARKSAEERARDMLYPEQIYQEFEGDSATWWNFDPRVEWLMGYLTRHRSQKVLVICAKAATALQLEQVLREREGIRAAVFHEGMSIIERDRAAAWFAEEDTGAQVLLCSEIGSEGRNFQFASNLVMFDLPFNPDLLEQRIGRLDRIGQAHDIQIHVPYLEKTAQEVLVQWYHEGLDAFEHTCPTGRTIYDSVCSQLVEYLAAPDNTTGFDELIKTCRAQHDALKVQLEQGRDRLLEIHSNGGEAAQQLADDIAAQDNDPALVNFAMNLFDIIGINQDDRGEHMIVLTPSDHMLVPDFPGLPEDGCTITFNRDVALSREDAQLVTWEHPIIRNGLDLILSGDTGTSAISLLKNKALPVGTLLVEMMYVVEAKAPKQLQLGRFLPATPVRMLLDKNGTNLAAQVEFESFNRQLSAVNRHTGSKLVNAVQQDVHGILQLAETQVEKEARAIIDAARHEADETLSAELARLEALKAVNPNIRDDELEAIESNRAQVMEALDQASWRLDALRLIVVTHQ; translated from the coding sequence ATGCCTTTTACACTTGGTCAACGCTGGATCAGCGACACAGAGAGCGAACTGGGTTTAGGGACTGTAGTCGCCATGGATGCGCGAATGGTCACTCTGCTATTTCCCGCCACCGATGAGAACCGCCTCTACTCCCGCAATGACTCCCCCATCACCCGGGTGATGTTTAACCCGGGTGATACCGTGACCAGCCACGAAGGCTGGCAGCTGAAAGTTGACGAAGTAAAAGCAGAAAATGGTCTGTTGACCTATATTGGCACCCGCATGGATACCGAAGAGACCGGTGTGCCGCTGCGCGAGGTCTTCCTCGACAGTAAACTGGTCTTCAGCAAGCCCCAGGACCGGCTGTTTGCCGGGCAGCTGGACCGGATGGACCGCTTTGCCCTGCGTTTTCGCTCCCGTAAATACCAGAGCGAACAGTCCCGCCAGCCCTGGAGCGGCCTGCGCGGCATGCGCACCAGCCTTATCCCCCACCAGCTGCATATCGCCCGTGATGTGGGCCACCGCCACGCACCGCGCGTACTGCTGGCAGACGAAGTGGGCCTCGGGAAAACCATTGAAGCCGGGATGATAATCCACCAGCAGTTACTGGCCGGGGCCGCTGAACGCGTGCTGATTATTGTGCCGGAAACCCTCCAGCACCAGTGGCTGGTAGAGATGCTGCGCCGCTTTAACCTGCGCTTCGCCCTGTTTGATGACGAGCGCTATGCGGAAGCCCAGCACGACAGCACCAACCCGTTTGATACCGAACAGTTAATTATCTGCTCGCTGGATTTTGTGCGCCGCAACAAGCAGCGTCTGGAAAACCTGTGTGACGCCGAGTGGGACATGATGGTGGTGGACGAAGCCCACCACCTGGTGTGGAGCGAAGAGGCCCCGAGCCGTGAATACCAGGCCATTGAACAGCTGGCGGAGCATATCCCAGGCGTTTTGCTGCTGACCGCCACCCCGGAACAGCTGGGCATGGAAAGCCACTTTGCCCGTCTGCGCCTGCTGGATCCGAACCGTTTTCATGACTTCGGGCAGTTTGTGGCAGAGCAACAGCACTACCGCCCGGTCGCCGATGCGGTGGCACTCCTGCTGGAAGGCAACCACCTGAGCCGCGATGAGCTCAACACCCTGAGTGAGCTTATCGGCGAGCAGGATATCGAGCCGCTGCTGCAGGCGGCAAACAGCGACAGCGCCGACGCGCAGGATGCCCGTAAAGAGCTTATCCATATGCTGATGGACCGCCACGGCACCAGCCGCGTGCTGTTTCGCAACACCCGTAACGGGGTCAAAGGCTTCCCCCAGCGCAGCCTCTCCACCATTAAATTGCCGCTGCCTGCCCAGTACCAGACCGCGATTAAGGTCTCCGGGATCATGGGGGCGCGTAAATCCGCTGAAGAGCGCGCCCGGGATATGCTCTACCCGGAGCAGATCTATCAGGAATTTGAAGGGGACTCCGCCACCTGGTGGAACTTTGATCCGCGCGTGGAATGGCTGATGGGCTACCTGACCCGCCACCGCTCACAAAAAGTGCTGGTGATCTGCGCCAAAGCCGCCACCGCGCTGCAGCTGGAGCAGGTGCTGCGCGAGCGCGAGGGGATCCGCGCCGCCGTCTTCCACGAAGGCATGTCGATAATCGAACGGGACCGGGCCGCCGCCTGGTTTGCCGAAGAGGACACCGGCGCTCAGGTACTGCTGTGCTCCGAAATCGGCTCTGAAGGGCGTAACTTCCAGTTTGCCAGCAACCTGGTGATGTTCGACCTGCCGTTCAACCCGGACCTGCTGGAGCAGCGTATCGGCCGCCTGGACCGTATCGGCCAGGCTCATGATATCCAGATCCACGTGCCCTACCTGGAAAAAACCGCCCAGGAAGTGCTGGTCCAGTGGTATCACGAAGGGCTGGATGCCTTTGAACACACCTGCCCTACCGGGCGCACCATTTACGACAGCGTCTGCAGTCAGCTGGTGGAATACCTGGCCGCCCCGGACAACACCACCGGTTTTGATGAGCTGATTAAAACCTGCCGCGCCCAGCATGACGCGCTGAAAGTGCAGCTGGAGCAGGGCCGCGACCGGCTGCTGGAGATCCACTCCAACGGTGGCGAAGCCGCCCAGCAACTGGCGGATGATATTGCCGCCCAGGATAACGATCCGGCGCTGGTGAACTTCGCCATGAACCTGTTTGATATCATCGGGATTAACCAGGACGATCGCGGCGAGCATATGATTGTGCTAACCCCGTCTGATCATATGCTGGTGCCGGACTTCCCGGGCCTGCCGGAAGACGGCTGCACCATCACCTTTAACCGCGATGTGGCTCTGTCCCGGGAAGATGCCCAGCTGGTCACCTGGGAGCACCCGATTATTCGCAATGGCCTGGATCTGATCCTCTCCGGGGATACGGGCACCAGCGCAATTTCACTGCTGAAAAACAAAGCGCTGCCGGTCGGCACCCTGCTGGTTGAGATGATGTACGTGGTGGAGGCCAAAGCGCCGAAACAGCTGCAACTCGGCCGCTTCCTGCCGGCAACCCCCGTCCGTATGCTGCTGGACAAAAACGGCACCAACCTGGCAGCCCAGGTGGAGTTTGAAAGTTTTAACCGCCAGCTGAGCGCGGTGAACCGCCATACGGGCAGCAAGCTGGTGAACGCAGTCCAGCAGGATGTCCACGGGATTTTACAGCTGGCGGAAACCCAGGTGGAAAAAGAGGCCCGGGCGATTATCGATGCGGCCCGTCACGAAGCGGATGAAACACTGTCTGCGGAGCTGGCGCGCCTTGAAGCCCTCAAAGCGGTGAACCCGAATATCCGTGATGATGAGCTGGAGGCCATTGAAAGCAATCGCGCCCAGGTGATGGAAGCCCTGGATCAGGCCAGTTGGCGGCTGGATGCCCTGCGCCTGATTGTGGTCACCCACCAGTAA
- the rluA gene encoding bifunctional tRNA pseudouridine(32) synthase/23S rRNA pseudouridine(746) synthase RluA: MEAYHPPLDPWLVVLYQDDHIMVVNKPSGLLSVPGRLEEHRDSIMTRIQRDYPQAESVHRLDMATSGVIVVALTKAAERELKRQFREREPKKQYIARVWGHLAAEKGLVDLPLICDWPNRPKQKVCFETGKPAQTGYEVLEYGADNTTRVLLHPVTGRSHQLRVHMLALGHPILGDRFYAHPQALAMAPRLQLHAEMLTITHPVFGNKMTFKAPPDF, from the coding sequence ATGGAGGCCTATCACCCGCCTCTGGATCCCTGGCTGGTGGTCCTGTATCAGGACGACCATATCATGGTGGTGAATAAGCCCAGCGGCCTGTTATCGGTCCCGGGCCGCCTGGAAGAGCACCGGGACAGCATCATGACCCGTATCCAGCGCGACTATCCGCAGGCGGAGTCCGTCCACCGCCTGGATATGGCCACCAGCGGTGTGATTGTGGTGGCGCTGACCAAGGCCGCCGAGCGGGAGCTGAAACGCCAGTTTCGCGAACGGGAGCCGAAAAAGCAGTATATTGCGCGGGTCTGGGGCCATCTGGCAGCAGAAAAGGGGCTGGTGGATTTGCCGCTTATTTGCGACTGGCCGAACCGCCCGAAGCAAAAAGTGTGTTTTGAAACCGGCAAACCGGCCCAGACCGGGTACGAAGTACTGGAGTACGGCGCGGACAATACCACCCGGGTGCTGCTGCACCCGGTGACCGGGCGCTCTCACCAGTTGCGGGTACACATGCTGGCCCTGGGGCATCCTATCCTCGGTGACCGGTTTTATGCCCACCCGCAGGCACTGGCCATGGCGCCGCGTCTGCAGCTTCACGCCGAAATGCTGACCATTACCCACCCGGTATTTGGTAACAAAATGACCTTTAAAGCGCCGCCGGATTTCTAA
- the djlA gene encoding co-chaperone DjlA — MQYWGKVVGVAIALLMGGGFWGVVLGFLVGHLFDRARSRKTVWFANQQQRQAVFFTTTFEVMGHLTKAKGRVTEADIQVASLLMDRMQLTGESRDAAQRAFRNGKEANYPLREKMRQLRQVCFGRFDLIRMFLEIQIQAAFADGSLHPNERDVLYVIAEELGISRMQFDQFLRMMQGGAQFGGGYQQRTSGSRRSEGWQQAQRGPTLEDAYSVLGVKSSDDAQTIKRAYRKLMSEHHPDKLVAKGLPPEMMEMAKQKAQEISQAWEMIKEARGFK, encoded by the coding sequence ATGCAGTATTGGGGAAAAGTGGTGGGTGTTGCAATCGCCTTATTAATGGGCGGCGGCTTTTGGGGCGTGGTGCTCGGGTTTCTGGTCGGGCATCTGTTTGACCGGGCCAGAAGCCGCAAAACCGTGTGGTTTGCCAATCAGCAGCAGCGGCAGGCGGTCTTTTTTACCACCACCTTTGAGGTGATGGGCCATTTGACCAAAGCCAAAGGACGGGTCACCGAGGCGGATATTCAGGTCGCCTCATTGTTGATGGATCGCATGCAGCTGACCGGCGAGTCCCGGGATGCGGCTCAGCGGGCCTTTCGCAACGGCAAAGAGGCCAACTATCCGCTGCGTGAAAAAATGCGCCAGCTACGCCAGGTGTGCTTTGGCCGTTTCGATTTGATTCGCATGTTCCTGGAAATTCAGATTCAGGCAGCATTTGCCGATGGCTCCCTGCACCCGAATGAGCGCGATGTGCTGTACGTGATTGCGGAAGAGCTGGGTATTTCGCGTATGCAGTTCGACCAGTTCCTGCGCATGATGCAGGGGGGCGCCCAGTTTGGCGGTGGGTATCAGCAGCGCACCTCCGGCTCCCGGCGTAGCGAAGGCTGGCAGCAGGCGCAGCGCGGCCCAACCCTTGAAGACGCCTACAGTGTGCTGGGGGTCAAAAGCAGTGATGATGCCCAGACCATCAAGCGCGCTTACCGTAAGCTGATGAGCGAGCACCATCCGGATAAGCTGGTGGCGAAAGGTCTGCCGCCGGAAATGATGGAAATGGCCAAACAGAAAGCCCAGGAAATTTCGCAAGCCTGGGAGATGATCAAAGAGGCGCGCGGGTTTAAATAA